Genomic DNA from Arthrobacter sp. B1I2:
CGGCGATACGGATCTCTGGGTCGATCACATTATGAGCCCCACGGGCCTGGCCGTGACAGACAACGGTGATGTGTACGTCGCCTCACTGTTCGGCGGCGAGATCCTGAAGTACACGTGTGAGGGCCGGCGCTCCCAGTTCCTGGCGGTGAACCTCCCGGCAGACGTCGACATCAGCGGCCACACCCTCTACGCCACCATCGACGCCCTGGGTGATCCGTCACAGCCGCCCGGAGGAAAGGTCATCAAGGCCGATCTCCGGTAGGCAAGGGAATACTTTCAGAGTTTAAAATGCCAGGGCCCGGGATATCTCCCGGGCCCTGGCTTGCGTCTTATTTGTTGCTGTCCTCGTCGAGGTCACTTTCGTCGCTGAGGTCCAGGTCCTCTTCGTCGAAGTCGTCCTCGTCGATGTCCACATCGGCAGATGCGTCGGACTTGTACGGGTCGGCGTCGCCGGCGTGCTTGGCTTGGGCGGCCAGTGCGGCTACCTCGGCGTCGCGTTTCTTGGCCTCGCGGAGCAATTCTTCGAGATTGGAGGCAACCACTGGTATCTGGTCGGCCACAAACTCGAGGGTGGGGGTCAGGCGAACGGTGATGTTCCGGCCGACTTCCTGCCGAAGCACACCCTTGGCTTTCTCAAGCCCCTTGGCAGCATCAGCCTGCACAGCCTGGTCACCGAGGACGGTGTAGTAAACAGTGGCATGCTGCAGATCATTGGTCACCCGGGCATCGGTAACAGTAATGCCCTCCAGCCGGGGATCCTTAACCTTCCGGCCCAGGGCCTCAGCAACAACAACCTTAATCCGCTGCGCCAACTTGGCAGCACGTGCCGGATCAGCCATGAACAACTCCTAAGAAAAATATGGGACGTACGACGGCGGCAGTGGGCCGGCGTCGAACGTTTTAGTTACCTGCCACGCACCCAGGGTCGAGCCACCACGCACTGGGGCGAGTGCACGACGGACCTGCGTTGGGTTTTTCCGGCGGCCCGGGAGTGGCATCGGGCCTGCCGGAGCTGGGTGGCCGACGTCGTAAGACGTAGGCCACCCAGCGAAGGGGCGGGGCCGCCGGAAAACCCCAACGACCCCGCACCTGGCACTGCTGACTCACCCGAAGGCGGACCAGCCTAGACGCGCGGCTTCTCGCGCATCTCGAAGGTCTCGATGATGTCACCTTCGGTGATGTCGTTGTACGAGCCAAGGCCGATACCACACTCGAAGTCCGTGCGGACCTCGGTGGCGTCGTCCTTGAAGCGCTTGAGCGTCTCAACGGTGAGGTTGTCACCGATGATCTTGCCGTCGCGGCTGATCCGTGCCTTGGTGTTACGGCGGATAATGCCCGAGCGGACGATCGAGCCGGCGATGTTTCCGAACTTGGAGGAGCGGAAGACTTCGCGGACCTCGGCGGTGCCGAGCTGGACTTCTTCGTATTCCGGCTTGAGCATGCCCTTGAGCGCCATCTCGATGTCATCGATTGCTGCGTAGATGACGGAGTAGAAGCGCATGTCCACGCCTTCGCGGTCTGCCAGTTCGGCAACCCGCTCGGCGGGCTTGACGTTGAAGCCGATGATGACGGCGGAGTCGACCGTTGCCAGGTTGACATCGTTCTGGGTGATGGCACCCACACCGCGGTGGATGACGCGCAGCTGCACGCCTTCGCCGACGTCGATCTTGAGCAGCGCGTCTTCGAGGGCTTCCACGGCACCGGACACGTCACCCTTGAGGATGAGGTTGAGGGTGTCGATCTTGCCTTCGGCGACGGCCTGGTCGAAGTCTTCCAGGCTGATGCGCTTGCGGCGCTTGGCCAGTGCGGCGTTACGGTCGGCGGCTTCACGCTTCTCGGCGATCTGGCGGGCGGTGCGCTCGTCAGCGGTCACGAAGAAGGTGTCACCGGCGCGCGGGACGTTGGACAGACCCAGCACCTGGACGGGACGGGACGGGCCGGCCTCGGTCAGCGCACTGCCGTCGTCGTCGAACATCGCACGGACGCGGCCGTGGGCCGTGCCTGCCACGATGGTGTCGCCGACGCGCAGGGTACCGGACTGCACCAGGACGGTGGCAACCGCACCGCGGCCCTTGTCCAGGTTGGCTTCGATCGCAATACCGCGGGCGTCCTTGTTCGGGTTGGCGCGCATGTCCAGGGCTGCGTCCGCGGTGAGCAGGACGGCCTCGAGCAGCTCGTCGATGTTGAGGTTCTGGCGGGCAGAGACCTCCACGAACATGGTGTCGCCACCGTATTCCTCGGGAACCAGGCCGTACTCGGTCAGCTGGCCGCGGACCTTCTCCGGGTTGGCGCCTTCCTTGTCGATCTTGTTCACTGCCACGACGATCGGCACGTTGGCCGCCTGGGCGTGGTTGAGGGCTTCAACGGTCTGCGGCATCACGCCGTCGTCCGCTGCGACCACCAGGATGGCGATGTCGGTGACCTTCGCACCACGGGCACGCATGGCGGTGAACGCCTCGTGGCCCGGGGTATCGATGAAGGTGATCTTGCGGTCGTCGCCTTCGTGGTTGTGCGTGACCTGGTAGGCACCGATGTGCTGCGTGATGCCGCCGTGCTCGCCCGCCATGACGTCTGACTTGCGGATGGCATCGAGCAGCCGGGTCTTACCGTGGTCAACGTGACCCATGACGGTGACAACCGGAGGACGTGCTTCCAGTTCCTCGTCGCCTTCGGCTTCGAGTTCGGCATCAAAGTCGATGTCGAAGCTGGAGAGCAGCTCGCGCTCCTCATCCTCCGGAGAAACGACCTGGAGCTTGTAGCCCAGTTCTTCACCCAGCAGCGCGAAGGTTTCCTCATCCAGCGACTGGGTGGCGGTAGCCATTTCACCGAGGTGGAACAGTACGGTCACCAGTGCGGCGGGGTTCGCCTCGATCTTGTCGGCGAAGTCCGTGATGGACGAGCCACGGCGCAGACGGATGACCGTGTTGCCGTCGCCGCGGGGTACGCTCACGCCACCCAGCGACGGGGCACTCATCTGCTCAAGTTCCTGGCGCTTGGCGCGCTTGGACTTGCGCTGCTTGCCACGGCCTGCGCCGCCCTTGCCGAAGGCACCCTGTGTGCCGCCGCGGCCGCGGCCGCCCTTGCCGAAGCCACCGCCGGCGGGAGCTCCGCCGCCTGCACCGGGACCACCGGTTCCGGGAGCGCCACCCGGGCGTCCCGGGCCACGGCCGCCGGCACCCGGACGTCCAGCACCGGCCGGAGCCGGGCGTTCAGTACGGTTGGGCATCATGCCGGGAGTAGGACGGGGACCGCCGGGACGCGGTGCACCCGGACGCGGTCCGCCTGCACCTGCTGCGGGACGGGGACCACCGGCACCGGCTGCGGGACGCGGCCCACCGGGACGCGGTCCACCTGCACCTGCTGCGGGACGGGGACCACCGGGACGGTCGCCGTCGTTGCGGCTGCCACCGGGACGGGGCATGCCCTGCGAGGTGGCGAAGGGGTTGTTGCCCGGACGGGGAGCGCGCTCTCCGTCGCCGCCACGGCCGCCGCGGGGCATGCCCTGCGAAGTGGCGAACGGGTTGTTGCCCGGACGGGGACCGCCGGGACGGGGAGCGGACGCACCCGGCGTGGATCCACCCGGACGGGCGGAAGGAGCCGGGGTGTCCGCCTTGGGCGCCGGGCGTGCACCGGGCTTAGCACCGGTGGACGGAGCGCCGCTGCTCGGAGCTGTGGCGGCCGCAGGCGCGGCGGCGGGGGCTGCCGGTGCTTCTGCCTGTGCAGGCGCGGCGGGAGCAGCCGGAGCCGGTGCCTGTGCCTCTGCCTTGGAGGCCGGAGCCTTGGGCGCAGCAGGGCCTGGAGCCGGGGCTGAAGGACGGGAACCTGCTGCCGGAGCGGGTGCCTTGGGTGCAGCGGCGGGCGCTGCGGCCGGTGCCGCTGACTTGGCAGCGGCGTCGGGGAAGGCGTTGCGCAGTTTACGCACAACGGGGGCCTCGATGGTTGACGAGGCGGAGCGAACGAATTCGCCCAGTTCCTGCAGTTTTGTCACTGCATCTTTGGAAGTTATACCGAGCTCTTTGGCGAGCTCATGTACGCGGACCTTGGCCACATTTCTCCTGTCTCGGTCCGCACCGAGCCAGGCACGAACCGTCTACTTCTTACTGCGGACCCCAGCCGCTGTTGATGCGAAAGGGCCCATTGCAGAGCGCAACAAAGTTGTCATCGTTACGCACTCATCGCTGGGAACTCATCGGGTTTCCATCAGATTTCTGACCCGCTTTCAGGTTGGACGGTTGGTGTTGCAGCCACCGGGGCGGCGTCAACGTTCGGGCCTGGCGTGATCCAGTGTTCGACGGCGGCGGTTCCGGTTGCGCCCGGAAGGGCACGTCCGAATGCTCGCCGCTTGATCGCCAGAGCCAGGCACGATTCGCTGGGGTGCAGCCATGCACCCCGGCCAGCCATCCGGCGTCGTTCATCCACCAGGACAGCGGTTGACCCGCTGCCTTCGGCGACGAGCCGGAGCAACTGCGACCGCGGGCCCTTCTTCCGGCACCCGATGCAGGTACGTTCAGGCTGATTTCCGGTGGAAAGCACTTCTGCCACGGTCATCGTCCTGACGTTCTTCTGCTGGCCGCAGGTTTTACCGCTTCCGCAACTACGGAAACAAGCACACCCAAGGCACACGGCTACCGGCCGTTAGGCGCGGTCTTGTCTATTCTAGCCCCTTTCGGGCTGTTCTGCCCGAAAGGGGGTGGCTGCCGCGTTGCGCCAGCCACCCTTGCCGGGACGTTACTTGTCGCGGGCAACCGCAGCGTCGGAGACGATGTCAATCCGCCAGCCGGTCAGCTTCGCCGCCAGGCGGGCGTTCTGGCCCTCCTTGCCGATGGCCAGCGACAGCTGGTAGTCGGGAACGACGACCCGGGCCGAACGCGTGGCTTCGTCCGTGATGGTGACCGAATTCACGCGCGACGGCGAGAGGGCGCTGGCGATGAAGGTGGCCGGGTTCTCGCTGAAGTCCACGATGTCGATCTTTTCATCGTTCAACTCGGTCATGACTGCGCGGACGCGTGAGCCCATCTCGCCGATGCAGGCACCCTTGGCGTTGATCCCGGGGGTGTTCGCCTTGACGGCGATCTTGGTGCGGTGGCCTGCCTCCCGGGCCAATGCCACGATCTCCACGGAGTGGTCGGCGATTTCTGGCACTTCGAGTTCGAAGAGCTTGCGGACCAGGCCCGGGTGTGACCGGGACAGGGTGACCGATGGCCCCTTGGTGCCGCGGTGCACGTCGATGACCAGGGCGCGCAGGCGGTTGCCGTGGACGTACTTCTCACCGGGAACCTGCTCGGGCGGCGGTAGGAGGGCCTCGACCGAGCCGAGGTTGACCTGGACCATGTGCGGGTTGTTGCCCTGCTGGATGGTGCCGGACACCAGCTCGCCTTCGCGGCCCTTGAATTCGCCCAGGACGTTGTCGTCCTCAACGTCGCGGAGCCGCTGCAGGATGATCTGGCGCGCAGTGCTGGCGGCAATCCGGCCGAACCCTTCGGGGGTGTGCTCGAATTCACCGATGGGTGCGCCGTCGTCGTCAATCTCCACGGCCCAGATGGTGACGTGGCCGCTCTTGCGGTCCAGCTCTGCGCGCGCTTTCTCGAAGGCGCCGGGTGACTTGTGGTACGCCACCAGGAGCGCCTGCTCGATGGTGGGGATCAGGAGGTCCAGCGGGATTTCACGCTCACGCTCCAAAAGTCTCAGTGCGCTCATGTCAATATCCATCAGGCCTCCTCAGAAGGTCCATTGTGTTCAGGTTCCAGACCGTCCTCGGGGAGGTGGCTGAATTCGATCTCGACTTTTCCGTTGCGGATCCTGTCGAAAGGAAGTTTTACTGGGTCGCCCTGCCGGGGCTTCATGCCCTTCTTGACGGCGACCTCGGGTACGAGGGTCACTCCCCCGTCGTCCACGGACTGGACACGTCCGGTGACGTTTTCGCCCTGGATCACGTTGACCTTGACCATCCGGCCCCGGGCGCGGTGCCAGTGCCGGGGCTCCGTCAGTGGACGGCCGACGCC
This window encodes:
- the rbfA gene encoding 30S ribosome-binding factor RbfA, with product MADPARAAKLAQRIKVVVAEALGRKVKDPRLEGITVTDARVTNDLQHATVYYTVLGDQAVQADAAKGLEKAKGVLRQEVGRNITVRLTPTLEFVADQIPVVASNLEELLREAKKRDAEVAALAAQAKHAGDADPYKSDASADVDIDEDDFDEEDLDLSDESDLDEDSNK
- the infB gene encoding translation initiation factor IF-2: MAKVRVHELAKELGITSKDAVTKLQELGEFVRSASSTIEAPVVRKLRNAFPDAAAKSAAPAAAPAAAPKAPAPAAGSRPSAPAPGPAAPKAPASKAEAQAPAPAAPAAPAQAEAPAAPAAAPAAATAPSSGAPSTGAKPGARPAPKADTPAPSARPGGSTPGASAPRPGGPRPGNNPFATSQGMPRGGRGGDGERAPRPGNNPFATSQGMPRPGGSRNDGDRPGGPRPAAGAGGPRPGGPRPAAGAGGPRPAAGAGGPRPGAPRPGGPRPTPGMMPNRTERPAPAGAGRPGAGGRGPGRPGGAPGTGGPGAGGGAPAGGGFGKGGRGRGGTQGAFGKGGAGRGKQRKSKRAKRQELEQMSAPSLGGVSVPRGDGNTVIRLRRGSSITDFADKIEANPAALVTVLFHLGEMATATQSLDEETFALLGEELGYKLQVVSPEDEERELLSSFDIDFDAELEAEGDEELEARPPVVTVMGHVDHGKTRLLDAIRKSDVMAGEHGGITQHIGAYQVTHNHEGDDRKITFIDTPGHEAFTAMRARGAKVTDIAILVVAADDGVMPQTVEALNHAQAANVPIVVAVNKIDKEGANPEKVRGQLTEYGLVPEEYGGDTMFVEVSARQNLNIDELLEAVLLTADAALDMRANPNKDARGIAIEANLDKGRGAVATVLVQSGTLRVGDTIVAGTAHGRVRAMFDDDGSALTEAGPSRPVQVLGLSNVPRAGDTFFVTADERTARQIAEKREAADRNAALAKRRKRISLEDFDQAVAEGKIDTLNLILKGDVSGAVEALEDALLKIDVGEGVQLRVIHRGVGAITQNDVNLATVDSAVIIGFNVKPAERVAELADREGVDMRFYSVIYAAIDDIEMALKGMLKPEYEEVQLGTAEVREVFRSSKFGNIAGSIVRSGIIRRNTKARISRDGKIIGDNLTVETLKRFKDDATEVRTDFECGIGLGSYNDITEGDIIETFEMREKPRV
- the nusA gene encoding transcription termination factor NusA, which translates into the protein MDIDMSALRLLEREREIPLDLLIPTIEQALLVAYHKSPGAFEKARAELDRKSGHVTIWAVEIDDDGAPIGEFEHTPEGFGRIAASTARQIILQRLRDVEDDNVLGEFKGREGELVSGTIQQGNNPHMVQVNLGSVEALLPPPEQVPGEKYVHGNRLRALVIDVHRGTKGPSVTLSRSHPGLVRKLFELEVPEIADHSVEIVALAREAGHRTKIAVKANTPGINAKGACIGEMGSRVRAVMTELNDEKIDIVDFSENPATFIASALSPSRVNSVTITDEATRSARVVVPDYQLSLAIGKEGQNARLAAKLTGWRIDIVSDAAVARDK
- a CDS encoding YlxR family protein, translating into MTVAEVLSTGNQPERTCIGCRKKGPRSQLLRLVAEGSGSTAVLVDERRRMAGRGAWLHPSESCLALAIKRRAFGRALPGATGTAAVEHWITPGPNVDAAPVAATPTVQPESGSEI